The Gammaproteobacteria bacterium genomic sequence CGGCTCCTCTCGCTTGACCAAGTTTAAGCGCCGAGTCGGCATTGCGGTACATGAATACCTGTTCCACCGCTAATTCGGTGGGACCGTAAACATGCACCACTTCAACTACGCCTTCAAAAATAGTCTTCAAGCGCGTGGCGAAATCGATTGCCTTGGCCTGAATGTTCCCGCTGGCCACGTAGATCCCCTTGCCTTTTACCACGTCGATTACCCCAAAACCAGTCAATCGGGAACCGGGGTCCAGACCAAGAATACGTCCCACAGAATCAACTCCGAAGCAAGTGGTGATATAAGCTGATTAATTCTTTTGCCATGCGTTCCTGAGTCAGATGTGCGACAGTTGCTCGCGCCGCCGAACTTTCCGCTGTGGAAAAATCAAGGGACTTTGTCATCAATAGGGCAAGCGTGGTGTCATCCAGGGCATCACAGACAAAGCCGTTATGTCCGGGTCGTACTAGCTCGGCAGCTCCGCTTTTAGTGCTGGTAATCACCGGCAGACCACAGGCAAAAGCCTCAAGGGCGGCGTTGGGAAAAGGGTCGTAGAGCGTTGGCAGGACAAACACGTCCGCCGCGCCGTAGCAAGGCTTCACATCCTCTTGGCCGCCCAAAAAATGGATCCTGTGCAAAAGTTGAAGCCGCGCCGCCAGCGCTTGAAACGCCGCGCTTCGTTTATCCCGACCTACTATCAGCAAGTGAGCGTCACGAGTGAGCCGAGCCAAGGCGTAGAGTAGGGACGCGAGTCCTTTGCGCTCGAAACCCGAACCAACGAAAACGAACACCGGCACATCCAAGGAAATGCCTAACCGCTGTCGAAGGGCGACGCGATGCAAACGCCGCAAATTGGGATGAAAAATTTTTGTATCGACACCGCTGTGAATCACGACGAGTTTATCTTCCGGCAATCCGAACCATTCCTGAATCTCCGCTTTCACCATTTGTGAGTTACAAATGACAACGCGGAGTTGCGGACTTGCAAATAGACGTTTTTCCGCCGCTAACAGGTAGTGATGGTGGGGATTGAGCGCGATCCCGAGTCTTCCCGACAATCCAAGGATACGGCGGCGCTGGCGCAACCATTCCCGATGGACTCCATCGCCTGCCCGGTAAATATCACACGCGACGATCCGTTCATGAGATTGAACCAAATCAAACTTTTCTTTTTGCAAAATAGAATGGACACAATGGGCAAAACTACAATCACGCCACAGGCCGCCTAAATAAAATGGGTTGCAGATAATGGCACGTCTTTGGTCAGCGGGAGGCCAACGCCGGGTGATAATGCTGATCGAAGCACCCTGCTTTTCCAAGGCCGCCATTGCCCCTGCAACAAAGCGTTCAGCACCCCCGAAGGCAGTGTAGCGTTGGCGAATCAGTGCAATTCTAGGAGGTGACAACGTTGCCTGTGTCCTTGCAATATTTAGGAGTTATGCAGTCGAACTTTAATGATTTGATTTTACTAGAAAATCACTAAATAATCATCTTTTGCAACCGATTGAAAATGTTTAACCTATAATTTTCAACTGGGTAACTTCTAGCACTATTGATTTTAGAGTCCGTCAAAAAATCTATGAATCAGGCAGAATGCA encodes the following:
- a CDS encoding UDP-glucose:(heptosyl)LPS alpha-1,3-glucosyltransferase, with product MSPPRIALIRQRYTAFGGAERFVAGAMAALEKQGASISIITRRWPPADQRRAIICNPFYLGGLWRDCSFAHCVHSILQKEKFDLVQSHERIVACDIYRAGDGVHREWLRQRRRILGLSGRLGIALNPHHHYLLAAEKRLFASPQLRVVICNSQMVKAEIQEWFGLPEDKLVVIHSGVDTKIFHPNLRRLHRVALRQRLGISLDVPVFVFVGSGFERKGLASLLYALARLTRDAHLLIVGRDKRSAAFQALAARLQLLHRIHFLGGQEDVKPCYGAADVFVLPTLYDPFPNAALEAFACGLPVITSTKSGAAELVRPGHNGFVCDALDDTTLALLMTKSLDFSTAESSAARATVAHLTQERMAKELISLYHHLLRS